One Bacteroidota bacterium genomic window carries:
- a CDS encoding nitroreductase family protein has product MPDSILQHRSVRNYRAEEIPDETLQNILTAGTRASTTGNMQVYSMVVTRNETLKERLWEVHFKQNMVKQAPIVITFCADFNRFNTWCQHRQALPGYDNFLSFFTAAIDALLVAQNVAIAAESEGLGICYLGTTTYQAEKIIDILQLPKFVVPVTTLVIGYPEKWPELTDRLPLQGVVHFETYRDYTSVDIDTIYKEKEALELTHRLLAENNKQTLAQVFTDNRYTKKDNVFFSKALLRVLEKQGFMNYEE; this is encoded by the coding sequence ATACCTGATTCTATTCTTCAGCATCGTTCGGTGCGAAATTATCGCGCGGAAGAAATACCTGATGAAACATTACAAAATATTTTAACAGCAGGAACCAGGGCTTCTACCACTGGTAATATGCAGGTTTACAGCATGGTGGTAACCCGCAATGAAACCCTGAAAGAAAGGCTTTGGGAGGTGCATTTTAAACAAAATATGGTAAAACAAGCTCCTATTGTAATTACCTTTTGTGCCGACTTTAATCGATTTAATACATGGTGCCAACATCGCCAGGCATTGCCAGGTTACGATAATTTTTTATCCTTTTTTACTGCGGCAATCGATGCACTGCTTGTGGCACAAAACGTTGCTATTGCTGCTGAGAGTGAAGGACTTGGAATTTGCTACCTTGGGACTACCACCTACCAGGCCGAAAAAATTATCGATATTCTGCAACTTCCAAAGTTTGTGGTACCTGTAACTACTCTTGTGATTGGCTATCCGGAAAAATGGCCTGAATTAACCGATCGCTTACCTCTTCAGGGTGTAGTTCATTTCGAAACCTATCGGGATTACACTTCAGTCGATATCGATACCATTTATAAAGAAAAAGAGGCTTTAGAGCTTACTCATAGGCTTCTGGCCGAGAACAATAAGCAAACCCTTGCGCAGGTTTTTACAGATAATCGTTATACCAAAAAAGACAATGTCTTTTTTTCCAAAGCCTTGCTCAGGGTGCTCGAAAAGCAAGGGTTTATGAATTATGAGGAATAA
- a CDS encoding T9SS type A sorting domain-containing protein has product MKHYILFLLISFLLPISQTAFSQALVPVDTMGSGTILFEDFETGAPGWTASPGFQIGIPTSGPGFAYAGSNVAATILNGNYSNSMTYSLTSGTVALPSTASSITLSFYEYHYTESNYDYSYVQVSTDGTNWTTLLGGRSGNFGGYNLQNISLNAYAGQTIQVRFYFTTDGSVVYPGWYLDNVAIDVVGLPNLTRDVPTLYLYDETELLRNDTTLYNRYYSTLQSISGDFVLANFGRDTLLIIDTIYTSTAGLVVSQAAEDSIPTAFGTPISYTYQPLAVGLVSDTLFIVSNDTASPFMIVFEGEAVDAPLEVIPELSLDGVIIGTDNFFNPRMIVDTSLIPETSANVYIDLALTNKGMVPLDVSNYYFKYGGNNAFWVYSWSSTLIEYGDTAIVTIGFGANRSRQQVFGLTYEFDNRDGENVSQTHWMAAQSMFDGTYLEIDGPWFSAGPDSLVVDFGTINVGTTAYQNYIWLKNLGSVPLNITMEIVGNDFSFVGENPINLNPGQGNSEGEEGIIFTPSDSTGITHGLLIFHHNDTTAGRTDTIYLRGKGFIPEVVNPPVFTLYYQGVPVDRDVYLEIDMGTAIRNNDFTEVDLMVVNSGETGGYIDWNYVGNYFYWIDDEGATYSSLSNIYIPAGDTLNFGIMFDPDYGYLFEEWTEIYFEDVYNWAYIHLQGAGIERHAFNLRYYGSNDVNEYNNYYFYNYEGYSESVTFEYTNLHESAVTIDSVTISDNDATTMLNAAGLPVTLAPGESYAYNTIFDPTLPDGSHDATIKIYSTNMLEPIFVYYLANIADGNAEFEVEFVEGEANFNYGNLNFGDVSMLDGSKTATLQIVSQNGYNVVIDSSRFYLNTPGFFTDLPDNLIIPAGDSADFSISFTPRTDPGYLSDELYMYNKYSNYPFIDTYIYDLYITGMAIPGRNQAANLMVVAGTEHISSSGLLDFGEIPLNNGLVNILLSLENTGVQYVTIDSIVFSNSAFSLLEWDEMYDEFEIWYDEPGMLVVYFNPTIADVETGTMTIYSDDPVNPAYLVNLNGTGTTGTSNTSITQSRVFPNPGSETIFVVTAFEDPSMVQIFNSAGKLVYHYWNTNGQAIDISTFEKGFYLVRVSNNSETQQHKLIVE; this is encoded by the coding sequence ATGAAACACTACATACTTTTTTTACTCATCTCTTTTCTGCTGCCAATCAGCCAGACAGCCTTTTCGCAGGCACTGGTGCCTGTAGATACAATGGGCAGCGGAACCATTCTTTTCGAAGATTTCGAAACAGGAGCCCCCGGCTGGACAGCTTCGCCAGGATTTCAAATTGGAATTCCTACCTCCGGGCCCGGATTTGCCTATGCCGGAAGCAATGTGGCTGCCACCATATTAAATGGCAATTATTCCAATTCAATGACTTATTCATTAACTTCCGGTACGGTTGCCCTACCCTCTACGGCAAGCAGCATTACTCTTTCTTTTTATGAATACCATTACACCGAAAGTAATTATGACTATAGCTATGTTCAGGTATCGACCGATGGCACTAACTGGACAACCCTCCTGGGGGGTAGAAGCGGCAACTTTGGGGGATATAATCTACAAAACATTTCGCTCAATGCCTATGCCGGCCAAACCATTCAGGTAAGGTTTTATTTTACTACCGATGGATCTGTGGTGTATCCGGGATGGTATCTCGACAATGTAGCCATTGATGTGGTTGGCTTACCCAATCTGACAAGGGATGTGCCTACCTTGTACCTGTATGATGAAACAGAATTACTCAGAAACGACACGACCCTTTATAACAGATATTACTCAACCCTTCAATCCATTAGCGGTGATTTTGTATTAGCAAACTTCGGTCGCGATACACTCTTAATTATCGATACCATTTATACTTCAACAGCCGGTCTGGTAGTGAGTCAGGCTGCAGAAGACAGCATCCCAACAGCTTTTGGTACACCTATAAGTTATACCTATCAACCTTTGGCGGTAGGGTTGGTAAGCGATACCTTATTCATCGTATCGAACGACACAGCCTCGCCCTTCATGATTGTATTCGAAGGTGAAGCCGTTGATGCCCCGCTTGAAGTTATCCCTGAATTGTCGCTAGATGGAGTGATAATAGGTACCGATAATTTCTTTAATCCAAGAATGATCGTTGATACTTCCCTCATCCCGGAAACCTCCGCTAATGTTTACATCGATCTGGCACTTACCAATAAAGGTATGGTACCACTCGACGTCAGCAACTACTATTTTAAATACGGAGGAAATAATGCCTTCTGGGTTTATAGCTGGTCAAGTACGCTAATTGAATACGGCGATACTGCTATTGTAACCATTGGCTTCGGAGCAAATAGAAGTCGTCAGCAGGTTTTTGGTTTAACCTATGAGTTTGATAACCGCGATGGTGAAAACGTATCGCAAACACACTGGATGGCTGCTCAAAGCATGTTCGACGGTACTTATCTCGAAATCGATGGTCCCTGGTTTTCTGCCGGACCCGACAGCCTGGTGGTAGATTTTGGAACCATAAATGTTGGAACAACAGCCTATCAGAACTACATCTGGCTGAAAAACCTGGGTAGTGTTCCGCTGAACATCACCATGGAAATTGTTGGAAATGATTTTAGTTTCGTGGGCGAAAACCCCATCAACCTGAATCCCGGACAGGGTAATAGCGAAGGCGAAGAAGGTATCATCTTTACCCCTTCCGATTCTACCGGGATCACCCATGGATTGCTGATTTTCCACCACAACGATACCACAGCCGGCCGGACAGACACAATTTACTTGCGTGGTAAAGGTTTTATACCGGAAGTGGTCAATCCTCCGGTTTTCACTCTTTACTACCAGGGTGTGCCCGTAGATCGCGATGTATATCTTGAAATTGATATGGGCACTGCCATACGCAATAACGATTTTACAGAGGTAGATTTAATGGTCGTGAACAGTGGCGAAACAGGTGGCTATATCGATTGGAATTATGTAGGTAATTACTTTTACTGGATTGATGATGAAGGTGCAACTTATAGTTCACTTTCGAATATTTACATACCAGCAGGTGATACCCTTAATTTTGGAATAATGTTCGATCCCGATTATGGTTATCTGTTCGAAGAGTGGACCGAAATTTACTTTGAGGATGTTTATAATTGGGCTTATATTCATTTGCAAGGTGCTGGAATTGAAAGGCATGCATTTAACCTTCGCTACTATGGTTCGAACGATGTAAACGAGTATAATAATTACTATTTCTATAATTATGAGGGTTATTCCGAATCTGTGACTTTCGAATACACCAACCTGCACGAAAGCGCTGTTACCATCGATTCTGTTACCATAAGCGACAACGATGCAACCACAATGCTTAATGCTGCTGGGCTTCCGGTAACCCTGGCACCTGGAGAAAGTTATGCCTATAATACAATATTCGATCCTACCTTACCTGACGGTAGTCACGATGCAACCATCAAAATTTACAGCACCAATATGTTAGAGCCTATATTTGTGTATTACCTGGCCAATATTGCCGATGGAAATGCCGAATTTGAGGTTGAATTTGTAGAAGGTGAAGCCAATTTTAATTATGGCAATTTGAATTTCGGGGATGTATCGATGTTGGATGGCTCTAAAACTGCCACCTTGCAAATCGTATCGCAAAATGGTTATAACGTTGTGATTGATTCTTCGAGGTTCTACTTAAACACACCTGGATTCTTCACCGACCTTCCGGATAACCTGATTATACCAGCTGGCGATTCAGCCGACTTTTCGATAAGCTTTACACCACGCACAGATCCTGGTTATTTATCGGATGAGCTATATATGTATAATAAGTATAGTAATTATCCATTCATCGATACCTATATTTATGATCTCTACATCACCGGAATGGCTATTCCAGGAAGAAATCAGGCGGCTAACCTTATGGTTGTAGCTGGCACCGAGCATATTTCTTCCAGCGGACTGCTTGACTTTGGCGAAATTCCTCTGAATAATGGTCTCGTAAACATATTGCTTAGTCTTGAGAATACAGGCGTACAATACGTTACCATAGACAGTATAGTCTTCTCCAATTCTGCATTCAGTTTGCTCGAATGGGATGAAATGTACGATGAATTTGAAATCTGGTACGATGAGCCCGGCATGCTGGTAGTTTATTTTAACCCTACTATAGCCGATGTTGAAACAGGTACCATGACCATCTATTCCGATGATCCAGTTAATCCAGCTTACCTAGTCAACCTGAATGGCACAGGTACAACGGGAACCAGCAATACATCGATTACCCAATCCAGAGTATTTCCGAACCCGGGTTCCGAAACCATTTTTGTTGTAACTGCATTCGAAGATCCATCGATGGTGCAGATTTTCAATTCTGCCGGAAAATTAGTTTACCATTACTGGAATACCAATGGACAGGCTATTGATATATCTACCTTCGAAAAAGGATTCTACCTGGTAAGGGTCTCAAATAACTCAGAAACACAACAGCACAAGCTGATTGTAGAATAA
- a CDS encoding T9SS type A sorting domain-containing protein, giving the protein MKKIYFCSVFLIIMLLGVLNPKIYAQNLVPVDVYQQDSTVFAEDFETGGAGWTLTGEFEIGTPTYGWGPIQGNNSAVTDLDSYIDWASSYLYSPFFTLPADVQDINLSFIENYYFYGADLYIYIDNGSGWNTLSYRSLYYWQSIYNNNLNFDLSAYAGQSVRIIIYVSSYNPGPYGVYGYYADVFEVTCKAPIAEPAPTAVLLDPEGNYVPSGQVVTDYYSTIEPVIYNTTLANFGVDTLLVIDSIVSEFGFVTASFLEDSIPYAFGTPVTVTVLPTAVGLFSDTLRVFSNDPNSPWYVVFNGSAAPAALEPMPELSYMGAIQNPDNFFNPLVVIDTSLIPETSTNVYFDLHLTNKGASPLDINNYYFKYGGGQAFWIDSWSDDFIEYGDTAIITIGFEAQRSRQQVFALTYEFETRDNDLARWSHWFAANSSFDGTYLEIDGPWYSAGPDSLVVDFGTVTVGSSDYQNYIWLKNLGSVPLNITMEIVGSDFSFMGENPINLNPGQGNYEGEEGILFTPSDSTGIIQGLLIFHHNDTTTGQIDTVYLRGKGYIPEILQPASFVIYYEGTEINREDYLNIDLGTAIIYNETKEVSFSIVNTGESGGYIDWNYLGSYFYWIDENGSTWNSRNNIFIPAGDTLNFGIMFDPDYGYVFQYSTSIYLEDEYNYLNFQVNGLGIERHAFNLRDNYGYDVDEYDTYYTYTYDGYLETRFYTYTNLHESAVTLDSVTMSDNDPTTMLHATGLPVTLEPGESFEYNVTFDPSIPDGLHEATIRVYSTNLIEPIYVYYLENIANGQGNFELELLNEEDELAFYGDEIDFWTVSSIDGTKTANMRLYSTNGYNVEIDSLQIEEQPTFFNIDGITNNLVIPAGDSVDFDVTYEPRGSEGNEYNNIYLFYSYSDYPNLYAEYFDLYLEGEAEPDYPQAAVLSVVAGSTIIPNDGTISFGSAPANGGVKNLIVSLKNSGVDLIMVDTITFSNPAFSMMEWEDMYSNFYVWYEYTSDLLLYFNPDEAVITDGTMTIESNDPTHPTYVVNLTGTGTTGIGEAEIGATGVFPNPATEIVRILTGTDMLSKVLIYNAAGAIVYNEMVENNQSIDISAFESGIYVVNIQNEQGNSVLKLIKQ; this is encoded by the coding sequence ATGAAAAAAATCTACTTTTGTTCGGTATTCCTCATTATCATGCTATTAGGAGTACTTAACCCGAAAATCTATGCCCAGAATCTGGTGCCTGTTGATGTGTATCAGCAAGATTCTACTGTTTTTGCGGAAGATTTTGAAACCGGTGGTGCCGGATGGACGCTTACCGGAGAATTTGAAATTGGTACACCCACTTATGGCTGGGGCCCAATTCAGGGAAACAATTCGGCTGTAACCGACCTTGACAGTTACATCGATTGGGCAAGCAGTTACCTTTACTCACCTTTCTTTACCCTGCCTGCCGATGTGCAAGACATCAACCTGTCGTTTATCGAAAATTATTATTTTTATGGAGCCGACCTCTATATTTACATCGACAACGGATCGGGGTGGAATACACTCTCCTACCGTTCTCTTTATTACTGGCAAAGTATCTATAACAACAACCTGAATTTTGACCTATCTGCCTATGCCGGCCAATCTGTCAGGATAATTATTTATGTGTCTAGTTACAACCCTGGCCCGTATGGTGTTTATGGCTATTATGCCGATGTGTTTGAAGTCACCTGCAAGGCACCAATTGCCGAACCTGCCCCTACTGCAGTATTGCTCGATCCGGAAGGCAATTATGTACCCTCTGGTCAGGTAGTAACTGATTATTACTCCACTATAGAACCAGTAATCTACAATACTACCCTTGCCAATTTTGGGGTGGACACACTGTTGGTTATTGATTCAATTGTATCTGAATTTGGTTTTGTTACTGCTAGTTTCCTTGAAGATAGCATCCCTTATGCCTTCGGAACTCCTGTAACAGTAACTGTATTACCTACAGCAGTTGGTTTGTTCAGCGATACATTAAGGGTATTTAGTAACGACCCCAATTCGCCGTGGTACGTAGTCTTTAACGGAAGTGCAGCACCTGCAGCATTGGAACCTATGCCTGAGCTTTCTTACATGGGTGCCATTCAAAACCCCGACAACTTCTTTAACCCGTTAGTGGTGATTGATACATCATTGATACCCGAAACATCTACCAACGTATACTTCGACCTGCACCTCACTAATAAGGGCGCATCGCCACTCGATATTAACAATTACTATTTTAAATATGGTGGTGGACAGGCCTTTTGGATTGACAGCTGGTCTGACGATTTTATAGAATACGGCGATACCGCCATAATCACCATAGGGTTTGAAGCACAGCGCAGCCGTCAACAGGTATTTGCCCTGACCTACGAGTTTGAAACCCGCGATAACGACCTTGCACGCTGGTCGCATTGGTTTGCTGCCAACAGCAGTTTCGATGGCACCTACCTCGAAATCGATGGCCCCTGGTACTCTGCCGGTCCCGACAGCCTGGTGGTAGATTTTGGAACCGTAACCGTTGGTTCATCGGACTATCAGAACTACATCTGGCTCAAAAACCTGGGCAGTGTTCCACTAAACATTACTATGGAAATTGTTGGAAGTGACTTTAGCTTCATGGGAGAAAACCCCATCAACCTGAATCCCGGACAAGGCAACTATGAAGGGGAAGAAGGCATCCTCTTTACCCCTTCCGATTCTACCGGAATTATACAAGGCTTGCTGATCTTCCACCACAACGATACCACTACCGGCCAGATAGATACTGTTTACCTGCGTGGTAAAGGATATATTCCTGAGATACTTCAACCTGCCAGTTTTGTGATCTATTACGAAGGAACTGAAATTAACAGGGAAGATTATCTGAATATTGATCTTGGAACTGCCATAATTTATAACGAAACTAAAGAAGTTTCATTCAGCATCGTCAACACAGGAGAATCCGGAGGATATATCGACTGGAATTACCTGGGTAGTTATTTCTATTGGATCGACGAAAACGGATCAACCTGGAATTCGAGAAATAACATCTTCATTCCTGCCGGTGATACACTGAATTTCGGCATCATGTTCGATCCAGATTATGGCTATGTTTTCCAATATTCTACATCGATTTACCTCGAAGATGAATACAACTATTTAAACTTCCAGGTCAATGGTTTGGGTATCGAACGCCATGCCTTTAACCTGCGCGACAATTATGGATATGATGTAGATGAATACGATACTTATTATACCTACACATACGATGGCTACCTGGAAACCAGATTTTACACCTATACCAACCTGCACGAAAGCGCGGTTACACTCGATTCAGTAACCATGAGCGACAATGATCCCACCACTATGCTTCATGCAACAGGTCTGCCAGTTACCCTTGAACCCGGTGAGTCTTTTGAATACAATGTTACGTTTGACCCCAGTATACCTGATGGTCTACACGAAGCTACCATCAGGGTGTATAGCACTAACCTCATCGAACCGATTTATGTGTATTACCTCGAAAATATTGCGAATGGACAAGGTAATTTCGAGCTAGAGTTGCTAAATGAGGAAGATGAACTGGCCTTTTACGGCGATGAAATCGATTTCTGGACTGTTTCCTCTATTGATGGAACAAAAACTGCCAACATGCGCCTCTACTCAACCAATGGTTACAATGTTGAAATTGATTCGCTGCAGATCGAAGAACAGCCTACCTTCTTCAACATAGATGGAATTACCAATAATCTCGTTATACCTGCCGGTGATTCAGTTGATTTCGATGTAACATACGAGCCAAGGGGAAGCGAAGGAAATGAATACAACAATATATACCTGTTCTACTCCTACTCCGACTATCCTAATTTGTATGCAGAGTATTTTGACTTATACCTCGAAGGTGAGGCTGAACCTGATTATCCTCAGGCTGCTGTCTTGTCAGTTGTTGCCGGCAGCACCATCATCCCGAACGATGGAACCATTAGCTTTGGATCTGCACCAGCCAACGGTGGAGTGAAGAATCTTATAGTAAGTCTTAAAAACTCTGGTGTAGATTTAATTATGGTAGACACCATTACCTTTAGCAATCCTGCTTTCAGCATGATGGAATGGGAAGATATGTACAGCAATTTCTACGTATGGTATGAATATACCTCCGATCTTTTACTGTACTTCAACCCTGACGAAGCCGTGATTACGGATGGTACAATGACCATTGAGTCTAACGATCCAACTCATCCGACGTATGTTGTGAACCTTACTGGTACAGGTACAACCGGCATTGGAGAAGCCGAAATAGGCGCAACTGGTGTGTTCCCGAACCCTGCAACAGAGATAGTACGCATACTTACAGGAACCGATATGCTTTCGAAAGTATTGATCTATAATGCTGCAGGAGCAATTGTTTACAACGAAATGGTTGAGAATAACCAGTCAATTGACATTTCGGCATTCGAAAGCGGAATATATGTAGTAAACATTCAGAACGAACAAGGTAACTCAGTGTTAAAACTGATAAAACAATAA
- a CDS encoding Ldh family oxidoreductase has product MYTYDYLLNFTAEVFKKMGCSADDSMKTAKVFMAAEMRGLPSHGMIRIKDYYELWKANRINIRPNIRIVHETPSTAVVDGDGAVGMIAATRSMEIAMEKAEKAGTGWVSTRGSNHYGIAGYYAMMALEKDMIGMSMTNANPLVAPAGSVSKMMGTNPIAVAVPAGRYPAYVADFATTPIARGKLAVAEKKGEKVSFGYVQDKDGMPSNDPTILKSGGSMVTLGGDLEHGSHKGYCMSTIVDIFSCVFSGANFGPFCPPSVAYLPVLDEKVGEGTGHFFGAMRIDAWQPKQTFLNQMDKWIETYKSAKPATGVDRVRIPGEPEREKEEKIMKDGIPIIPAIAADLKEIALALKIEFDLK; this is encoded by the coding sequence ATGTATACTTACGATTACCTGCTGAATTTTACTGCCGAAGTTTTTAAAAAAATGGGCTGCAGTGCCGACGATTCCATGAAAACAGCTAAAGTATTCATGGCAGCTGAGATGCGAGGTCTGCCCTCACACGGTATGATTCGCATCAAAGACTATTACGAATTATGGAAAGCCAACCGAATCAACATCCGGCCGAATATTCGTATAGTACACGAAACACCCAGCACAGCAGTGGTCGATGGAGATGGCGCTGTGGGCATGATAGCAGCCACCCGTTCTATGGAAATTGCCATGGAAAAAGCTGAAAAAGCAGGTACTGGCTGGGTTTCTACCCGGGGCTCTAACCACTATGGAATAGCTGGTTATTATGCCATGATGGCTCTCGAAAAAGACATGATTGGTATGTCGATGACCAATGCCAACCCACTGGTAGCCCCTGCCGGTTCAGTCAGCAAAATGATGGGTACCAACCCAATTGCCGTAGCAGTGCCTGCAGGCAGGTATCCTGCTTATGTAGCCGATTTTGCAACTACTCCAATTGCCCGTGGAAAACTTGCCGTGGCCGAGAAAAAGGGCGAAAAAGTATCGTTTGGCTATGTGCAGGATAAAGATGGAATGCCGAGCAACGACCCCACCATCTTAAAATCAGGCGGGTCGATGGTAACCCTGGGTGGCGACCTCGAACATGGAAGCCATAAAGGCTATTGCATGAGTACCATTGTCGATATTTTTTCATGCGTCTTCTCGGGTGCTAATTTTGGCCCTTTTTGTCCACCTTCTGTGGCCTATCTGCCGGTTCTCGATGAGAAGGTGGGCGAAGGCACCGGCCATTTCTTCGGTGCCATGCGCATCGATGCCTGGCAACCTAAACAAACTTTTTTAAACCAAATGGACAAATGGATTGAAACCTATAAAAGTGCCAAACCTGCGACAGGTGTTGATCGGGTGCGCATTCCGGGTGAACCCGAACGGGAAAAAGAAGAAAAGATTATGAAAGATGGCATCCCGATTATCCCTGCTATAGCTGCTGACCTTAAAGAAATTGCACTGGCACTAAAGATTGAATTCGATCTTAAATAA
- a CDS encoding PorT family protein yields the protein MKNFIFFLFFLMSLSELSAQKPRVKNDPTHDDKLIHFGFSLGLNFMDFSVYQSPEALSGPYYAGIKSVQPGINIQAISNLRLAENWDFRALPGISFGERNFYFYKLGVNTPDGREDSMMYGGLPYRMESSFIELPLLFKYKAKRMNNFRPYFIGGGNLRYDLAVKKEYDYKEQLFMVKPMDFYLEVGTGFDFYLTYFKFGLELKYSVGMTNLFRSTNPSGVPPKENAVYTDMLSELKSHIFTISFHFE from the coding sequence GTGAAGAATTTTATTTTCTTTCTCTTCTTTTTGATGAGCCTTTCAGAGCTTTCAGCTCAAAAGCCGCGTGTGAAGAACGATCCGACTCACGACGATAAACTCATACATTTTGGTTTTTCGCTGGGGTTGAATTTTATGGATTTTTCGGTTTATCAGTCACCCGAAGCTTTATCGGGGCCTTATTATGCAGGCATAAAAAGTGTGCAGCCAGGCATCAACATTCAGGCTATATCCAACCTTAGGCTGGCCGAAAATTGGGATTTCCGTGCATTGCCCGGCATATCTTTTGGCGAAAGAAATTTTTATTTTTATAAGCTAGGAGTCAATACTCCCGATGGGCGTGAAGATAGTATGATGTATGGTGGTTTGCCTTACCGCATGGAATCTTCTTTTATTGAATTGCCTTTGCTTTTTAAGTATAAAGCCAAAAGGATGAATAATTTCCGCCCCTATTTTATTGGCGGAGGCAATTTGCGCTACGACCTTGCAGTTAAAAAAGAGTACGATTATAAAGAGCAGCTTTTTATGGTAAAACCCATGGATTTTTACCTCGAAGTAGGAACTGGTTTCGATTTTTACCTTACTTATTTCAAATTTGGGCTTGAACTAAAATACTCTGTTGGCATGACGAACTTGTTCAGAAGTACGAATCCTTCAGGAGTTCCTCCGAAAGAAAATGCTGTTTATACCGATATGCTCAGCGAATTAAAGTCGCATATTTTTACAATTTCCTTTCACTTCGAATAA
- a CDS encoding RNA methyltransferase encodes MEAIKNNSQQISAIICTDAQAEKYSSLLPDKTFITDYSNLKKISSLKTPQEVLAVLNKPVHPVMNFKGIDTLVLALEDIRDPGNMGTIIRLADWFGVKDIICSQQCVDCFNPKSVQATMGSIFRVRIHYLDLPLYLNQLDSKVAKIYGTALDGENIYTQKLQQASIVIMGNESTGLSEDIRKKLNARLLIPHASTNSDFSESLNVSVATALVLGEFRRQQFYSK; translated from the coding sequence TTGGAAGCAATCAAAAACAATTCGCAACAAATTTCTGCCATAATTTGCACCGATGCACAAGCAGAAAAGTATTCCTCTCTTTTGCCCGACAAAACATTTATAACCGACTATTCCAACCTCAAAAAAATATCGAGCCTTAAAACCCCACAGGAAGTGCTGGCTGTTTTAAATAAACCTGTGCATCCTGTAATGAATTTTAAAGGTATTGACACTTTGGTGCTTGCGCTTGAAGATATCAGAGATCCCGGAAACATGGGCACCATAATAAGATTGGCCGATTGGTTTGGTGTTAAGGACATCATTTGTTCCCAGCAATGTGTAGATTGTTTTAACCCAAAAAGTGTGCAGGCCACCATGGGCAGCATTTTTAGGGTGAGGATACATTATCTTGATTTGCCCTTGTATTTGAACCAACTGGACAGTAAAGTCGCCAAAATTTATGGAACTGCATTGGACGGCGAAAACATCTACACTCAAAAGCTTCAACAAGCTTCCATTGTAATAATGGGAAACGAATCAACTGGCCTTTCTGAGGATATCAGGAAAAAACTAAACGCACGTCTTTTAATTCCTCATGCCTCGACCAATAGCGATTTTAGCGAATCGTTAAATGTGTCGGTTGCTACTGCGCTGGTTTTAGGAGAATTTCGTCGACAGCAATTTTATTCGAAGTGA